In Bdellovibrionales bacterium, a genomic segment contains:
- a CDS encoding flagellar basal body-associated FliL family protein, giving the protein MADSNAAKKQKPAEDPAENSAEGGQPKDKKSLVLMILVIINSLVLLAVGGGLFMYVQTTKKVNTSITAEDDAGAGHGESAAGDHGGGHGAPAADAHGGGHGGGEKKAAAHEGEAKIVSMDPFYVNLSGSEGYKLLKVTMSFEVDSSATQEEIVKRQAQIKDIIIILLSSKNYGEISGENAQQRLKDEIMDTINSFLAKGKVKKILFTEFIFN; this is encoded by the coding sequence GTGGCAGATTCAAATGCAGCAAAGAAGCAAAAACCAGCTGAAGATCCAGCAGAAAATTCAGCCGAAGGTGGACAGCCGAAAGATAAGAAGTCGTTAGTATTGATGATCTTAGTCATCATTAATTCTTTAGTCCTGCTCGCCGTGGGCGGCGGATTATTCATGTACGTGCAGACCACGAAAAAGGTGAACACATCAATTACTGCTGAAGATGACGCGGGCGCAGGTCACGGCGAATCAGCTGCCGGCGATCATGGCGGCGGTCACGGAGCTCCGGCGGCAGATGCTCACGGCGGTGGGCATGGCGGTGGAGAAAAGAAAGCCGCGGCTCACGAAGGCGAAGCTAAAATTGTATCGATGGATCCCTTTTATGTGAACTTAAGTGGAAGCGAAGGCTACAAGCTTCTTAAAGTGACCATGAGTTTCGAAGTGGACAGTTCTGCCACGCAAGAAGAAATCGTAAAGCGCCAGGCGCAAATCAAAGACATCATTATTATTCTACTTTCGAGCAAAAACTACGGAGAGATCTCCGGTGAGAATGCTCAACAGCGTCTTAAAGACGAAATTATGGACACGATCAATTCTTTCCTCGCTAAAGGGAAAGTGAAAAAGATTTTATTTACTGAGTT
- a CDS encoding SPOR domain-containing protein, whose amino-acid sequence MKKDGASTPGKKESRLEKVIVTLLVVLVSLLSFSVGIISGKGLSDKEYALKSLDKKYSHAMNDDTDAHDEVPGSGELSEEEIQQLAKSAIENAESEGHGEKREVASASGHHGETAAPAEKHEVAHGAAATEKHDAHSEKHEAAPQHKQVAHGMPVEDDRSPSSVAKKAAATEYTVQVASYESLKDAENMAGSLIKKGYPAFPFKTEINGKTWYRVSIGSFKNKKEAMTYQSEIGKQGVVKDSIVQKLTR is encoded by the coding sequence ATGAAAAAAGACGGAGCAAGTACGCCGGGGAAAAAAGAAAGTCGTTTAGAGAAAGTGATCGTTACACTATTAGTAGTTTTAGTTTCTCTACTTTCTTTTAGCGTTGGAATTATTTCTGGAAAAGGTTTGAGCGATAAAGAATATGCTCTCAAATCACTTGATAAAAAATATTCTCACGCAATGAATGACGATACAGATGCGCACGATGAAGTGCCCGGATCTGGCGAACTTTCCGAAGAGGAAATTCAGCAACTCGCAAAATCGGCCATTGAAAATGCTGAGAGCGAAGGTCATGGCGAAAAGCGCGAAGTGGCTTCAGCGTCAGGACATCACGGTGAGACCGCTGCCCCTGCTGAAAAGCACGAAGTCGCTCACGGCGCTGCTGCTACCGAAAAGCACGATGCTCACTCTGAAAAGCACGAAGCAGCGCCTCAGCACAAGCAAGTGGCTCACGGCATGCCAGTAGAAGACGATCGCTCTCCTTCCAGTGTTGCCAAGAAAGCGGCTGCGACAGAGTACACCGTCCAAGTGGCTTCTTATGAGAGTTTAAAAGATGCTGAAAATATGGCCGGATCGTTGATCAAAAAGGGTTACCCTGCCTTCCCGTTTAAAACCGAAATCAACGGAAAAACTTGGTATCGCGTCAGCATCGGTAGCTTCAAAAACAAAAAAGAAGCTATGACGTACCAATCAGAGATCGGTAAACAAGGCGTAGTGAAAGATTCTATCGTTCAAAAATTGACTCGCTAA